From the Nematostella vectensis chromosome 7, jaNemVect1.1, whole genome shotgun sequence genome, the window CTGGAAGCCCAACTACCCCAACAGGACCTATTAAGGCATAAATAGTGACAAGATGGATTCATAATGCTGTGGTAGAAATCAGCATGCACTGGAAGTATCCAATCCTATGATAACAGTATCAGAAAAACCAGCTATGCTTTTTGCTTCTGCAGGAAGAATATATAAAAACATACTGCACAACTACTTATTTGTTAGTTTTGGAGGGTTGCAGTCTCAAAACTGGATCTCGGGTAGGCAGAAGGGGCCAGTACCATCCTTTTTCCTAATAGTATACTTAAAAATAGgaaaacaatatatttttttatgtggtGATTTGTTGAGTGAAAACTGAagaaatttttgaaaaaaagattcattttagtttttttctaaatcatAAGGAACATGTCACTTGAGGTGAcctattttatttataatagATCTTACAAAAACAATTGCTTGGGGTTTGGATTTTTTTGCTTGCTTTATCTTATCTATAAGATTATTACGAGTAGAGTTCACTAGCCCAAGAAAGTATAACTATTTATTATAACAAATTACAAGGCTAGGTTGTACACAAGGCTTTGCTGGTTGAAGCCTCCAGATAGATAGATCTGTTTTTTGATGTACTAGGCCGTTAAATGAGAGATATATGTATAGTTAATTTATGTAAATTATGAATCATTAGATAGGAAAAAAGTGCATCAAGTGAAAAACATGCATAGTTATCTGTGTgtatgcattacatattgaaCTGCAAAAATGCAGAATAAAATGTGACGGTAAAAAGAACAAATctcttttctcttctttttcctTCTCACAGGTAGTTGgcaaaattattatttttttctatttctggCTGTGCTTGTAATATGCCTAAACTTACCCTTGATGAAATTAGGTGCAAAGAGAAGCATTGAACAACAAGGTCATTCTAAAATTAGAATGACCTAATTTGCATGGCCACATTCACGTGCTTCATGATCATATTCACGTGCTTCCACATATTACCATTTTAACATCACCACATATTGCTATATCATTTCACTGTAAGATGAATTGGACTAAAAAAAGTAAACAGGCGCTTTGCACTTGAGTAATAACGTGTTTTGCACGCGGATTATTTTGCTGTTCGCACGCACATGTTTTGCCCATCCTTACTCCTTACGATAGGCAAGTTTTATTGGTACGGTATAAACTAAGTTGAacaagtattaaaaaaaatcttttttttataaagtttCTTTAGTTTCTTCTAACAAGTTGTTGACAAAGATtcatttttattctatttctgGCTGTTCTTCTTGTGATGTACCTAAAACGTACCCTTGATGAAATGAGGTGCAAAGAGAACCATTGAACTACAGCGTCATTCTAAAAATAGCTCTATGACCTAATTTGCATTGTCATATTTACGTGCTTATACTGCTTAAAACTCATTACCATTTTAACATAACCATATTGCCATATCATCATTTCTGCAAGATGAACTGGACTAAAAATAGCCCGGTGACTAATTACGTGTTTTGCACGCTAATATTTTTGCTGTTCGCACGCACATGTTTCGCCCACCCTATTCCTTACGATAGGTAGGACAGACAGTTCTATTGTTAGTCTTATGTCTGTTTTAATTTATCATTAGAGAAAAAATTTgattattcattattttggCTGTTATTTAATATCataattctgtttttttttttagttgacTAGTTATTTCTCCGTCGAGTAGATTTCCGTCAAGTCGGTCTAGAAGGTTTTTTTAGCCCTGTACTGATTGTGAAATTAGAACTAGATTGTCAAAGTATAAAACACACCAGATAGTGATAGGGGCTAGCTAATAGGGGGCAGCGGACGGGGAGGGGCTTACATAAACGAGCGTTTTACATGCTCCTTTTGGGAGCACTCCACCGCCCCCAGGCCCCTGGGTGTCAGTCCCCATTGTCAGGCCCAATTTTGAtttcatatcaaacatattccccacggatagtgtccttcgtatgtattgccttatatgggcatagatgcccatatttagaagagctaaagttttcccgctccccgatctccagaaaacatggtgaaaaatactgattcctgtcaatttgagacccgcggcaaaaattattaagcaaaacttgctcgcttggtcaaatctttttcttacTAATCCTTAGACTctttagacccaggcctccaagagattgaccgagcgggttttaaggtcacccaaatattgatatgccCCTCTTTCTGGGGGTGAATGTTCACCCCCCTTTTCTGAGACCAAACATCAATCAGTGCTGATGTACTGACCACAAACGCCTCAACCAGGCTTTAGTTTTGGCTATTGCATTTAAAATTTCACCCCAcattttaaaatcctggatccgcccctgctgaTATACAAGATTTGCGCGATTTGGAGAGGAAAAGCATATCGTATCGGTGAAGCCGATTCGAAGGTAGAGATTTGAAGATTGAAGAACGCTGTAACCCAGTTCTCCTTGCGATAACGAACCCATGGGGCACCGCCTTGgactctcccctcccctcccaaaTAACCTCCCCGCACCACCACAACAACTACCACAATATAATAGTATTTGACGATGCTTTAacaagaaatgacccactttttacCGGCCAGGAGGGGAGGTACGTGGGCACCCCCcttgtgtacgcgcctgttgtCAGTATTGCTAACTGTAAAACATGGTGGACCGACAATTTTTGCGCTAATATACAGAGTCGTCAGAGTACAGTCGTCACAGGTAGTTGGcaaaattatttgtttttctatttctgGCTGTGCTTGTAATATGCCTAAAACTTACCTTTGATGAAATGTGAAGCAAAGAGAAGCATCGAACAACAAGGTCATTCTAAAATTAGAATGACCTAATTTGCATGGTCATATTCACGTGCCCTATGAGTACAGTCGTCATCACAGCAAAAACTCATTTTTTGTGCTCACCACATCCTAATCGACATCTATTTCAAATTCGCatacattattattaattcatAGTGACTTTAAGCCTTTAGATTGATTGACAGTATTTACTAGGCATATGTAGACTGTGCTAGTTAAATTGGGAAAAGTTGCTTAAAAATATAGCCAGAAGTTGCTCGAAAGTTTCTAAAATATCCAAAAGTTGACACCAGAAATTAAATAGGTTTCTCGCTCTCTAGAGTCATTTGTTCGATATAAATTCTCAAAACATGTTTCTTTTCATTTCAACAATTacattaattatttttccaaTCATTATACGTTGAATAAAGAGTTTCGGTACACTTCGCGTGTGAAGTACCTACCCCGATAAATATAGCCGCTGTCCAGATTTCGTTGGCACACTCGGGACGAGTGAGGACTGCCCAGGACCATTTGGTAGCCGTTTTAATAAAATCTactttgattattattttctagATAAAATAACGAACTTTTTGATGGTTTGGATCGATTTTATACCATTTTGTTGCTCAATGGTTGCCAAGGATGGGAAAAGTTGCCCTAGGTTGCTTGTCCTACGAAAAGTTGCTCAAAACGCCAAAAGTTGCTtagggagcggtcattaattactgggggAAAGGGGGTTAGGCCggcaattttgcaaaaccctgGGCTAAGAAATTTtgcccgcccccccccccccccccatcccaaGCCCCCAAAAATTGTGAGCCCCCAAAAATTtgcatccccctcccccccatcaccaccacctccacatttttatattcaataAAACCACAGAGACTTGATATACATACTGAGTGTAGTTGGATATAACCTTAACTAAAATATAGATCGGCTTGCATGGCAATTTTGTCCTATTTAACTTAAGTATGAACCTTCACTTTCGCTAGTTTAACAGTGGCacagagataaacaacaaatactgGTGTCGCTAGAAAACGACTACGTCGTCGACAATCTTAACAAAGACAGTTGAGCCTAGGTTTtgcaacattttaaagtattcgTTTTGTTCAACTAATTTGAACGGGCAGCTTTGTCTGTCAACTAGAGagggtttctcaaaatttatttatataaagacaagattgGTACCTGAACAATATGAAACTAGATACACTtctttcaataaaggttgtcagtagTGCGAACGGCTAATGGTTATCGCAAAATGGcggttctacgaccgaaaggtgtTTGTGGgtagtaattatttgtaaaaataaaggtgataaataaaCCCAAGCAATGTCAGAACCATATATTAATTACATTAAATGGACAGtcgtatgttttatttatatttttcttaattttgaacaaatattttgggatccatgggttctttcggtcgtagaaatGCCATTTcacaatcgccatttgccgtttgcactgacaacgttttttgaaataggtgtatacaatagtaggaaacattgtgaactgaataaaattttcatttcaacaatgactctcttgcttagtattatattaaaaccagAATTAAATTAGACGCCCAAATATGTGACGCCTTTTAATGACAGCCCAAAAAATGTGCCCCCCCTAAATCCGCCCCCAAAAAACGTAGCCCCCCTACATATTtaccgcccccccccccccccccagtaacACAATCTTGCAAGTTTTACCGTTCAAACACGTTATTTGGAACCACGTCAgaaataggtcactagatccatctaaAAACTTTTTATATCTCAATGCACACATGAAATTAACCGCAATACGGTAATTAACATACAACGAAGGGGACAACCTTAACTCATTTTGGCCATATGAtcacacaggtatcccaagctCACAGTATGTGGTCACTCTGCGTGAGCTTGGGATACCTGTAATGAACAATagctcccctccctccccccctggaataaaaaacaacagcgATCAAAGGTTGAAATGCGCAGTCATTCgccaaaaagcaaacaaacatgGCTTCGATAGAATGGGCGCCGGTAAAATTGCCATTTAAAAGGCGTTTAGAGACACTCACTGTCATTCTTATAGTCCATTCCTTTCTGTATGTGGTCACTCTGCGTGAGCTTGGGATACCTGTAATGAACAATagctcccctccctcccccctggaacaaaaaacaacagcGATCAAAGGTTGAAATGCGCAAAGTCATTCgccaaaaagcaaacaaacatgGCTTCGATAGAATGGGCGCCGGTAAAATTGCCATTTAAAAGGCGTTTAGAGACACTCACTGTCATTCTTATAGTCCATTCCTTTCTGTTTGGTCATATTCTTGGCTGTGGTTTAATGGTTCTTTTGCTGATCTTCCCAGCGACAAGTTTAGTCGCTGCTATATACCTCGGGTGGACCTACGTTATGAATTACAACAAACCAAGTCGTGGAGGTCGCATCATTCCTTGGTGCCGTAGGCTCAAAATGTGGAAATACTTTTGCGAGTTTTTCCCGATATCTCTTATCAAGACCGCAGATTTGGACCCCCAGAAAAACTACATCATTTGCTATCATCCTCATGGTATAATGAGCCTCGGAGCGTTGGGAAATTTCTGCAGTGAAGCTACGGGATTCTCGGAAAAATTTCCTGGAATCACACCACACATTCTAACGCTTGCTGGAAATATGAAATTCCCTGTAACAAGAGATTATATGATGGCTTTTGGAGTTTGCACTGTCGAGAAAGAGAGTATACACCATATTATGGAGCGAATGGGGAAAGGACATGCGGCTGTAATCGTCACTGGTGGGGCGGCCGAGTCACTCGATGCCCATCCGGGGAGCTTCAAGATAACCTTGAAGGAAAGAAAGGGATTTGTGAAAATCGCTATGAAAACCGGGTAAGGATGGGAagcacttgaatggctttcTGGTAGCACTTAATTGGGTTAAAGTTTTCTTAATTTTCCCGACGTACTTAATCGATAAAACCAATAATCAATCGCAATCAATACCAATCATTAGCAATTGATTGATATTGGAAATCGATGACCAATCGATAACCAAGGCATTTTTTACCTTTTATTGATCGATGATCCATTTTCATTGATTGATGATCAACTGTTATCGATTTACATCTTTTGTATTCTTTTTAGAATTGCATAGGTATTCTTTTTAGAGTTGCAGAGTTTTCAACTAGTAAATTTCTCAAGTATCCGCTTATTTCactgaaaagcataaaatccCTTAATAGGGCTTAGGGTGGCTTGATATGCCAACGAAAAATTGCTCCTTGAAGACGTCCTTGAAGATTGATCAGCTTTTTTGCGTAAGCTGCGTTATGTAAAGAGTTTAGTTTTGCTATCAGTAAACAACATAAAATTGGTACTGGCGATGCTGCATTACAATTAAGCAAATTTTGGTGCTGGAAGGATAACAAGAGCAAAATTAAGATCCAGTTAGAGTGAATATTTGGAGAAACCTAGGTTGCCGGAAGCTGTTTATcggtttcttttttcgcaaAACTCCGAAAGTAGTACGAAGTGGTACTTGTGAGATGTTGATATTGTTTGATATTAATTTATTGATTGGTTTGCGATGATCGATTTTTATCGATTAAGTACGTTGGGTATGTTTTTAAAGCCCCGAaaagacatatttttttacttgaaaCTTGACTTAATAAACGACCTAAACAGAATTTAAATAATCATGGCTATGTGCCTGATCACAGATCATGGGATAGATCCTCATCACCATCCTGCAGGTAGTCATGTGTAACAAGCAAACAAGGAGAGATACGGGAGGGGACAGGTGTGGAGGCAGGTAGGATTAGGAGGGTCCAGACATCAGTTTAAGACTATTTGTTATTTCAATGATATATGACTCACTTTTTTACTGAAAAAGGGGGTTGACATCCAATCTAATCATACAGTAGGAGATAAGTTTAAGAAATTTAGCTGCAttacattttttcttaaagGATGCCTATCACCAtattctttgttattttttttatcattgaaatTACAGCAGTTTATTCACAAGGGAAATTCAAAATGATAATCTACAAATATGAaatctgatatgttattgatgATATTGGATTGAAAATaccttgcttgcttgcttgagtaagccgatggaaatggaaaCTTTGTGTAACTCCCATTGAGTGGGAGCATGAAATGGTGGTCTGATTGGCCTTCTAAATTACTATCTGACGGTGGGCACCAGCatccaggggggaggggttcttCAGGTAAAAGTGACAGCGATGCTTGtcagaaaatttaaaaaatacccctaaaaataccggCATGCTCAAAATTTTTTcactaaaaaatatctcaGAAGCcctaaaaaattcaaaatctaagaaaaaagcctattttttacTTGGTTAAAAATATCTGAGGCCTGATTTTGACCCCTATCATGTCAACATGAAAAGAaaccatccccccccccccgagcaCCAACACCACCCACTCTGGATCCAATCATCACTGACAAATGCGTCTTTATGTTTAATTTATAGTGCCTCCCTTGTGCCAGTATTTTCCTTTGGAGAGAATGAGTTGTACAGTCAAGTTGACAATCCTCGAGGCTCCTCTATACGTCAGTGGCAGACTAAGATGAAGAATCTAATGGGGTTTGCACCACCCTTGTTCTATGGTCGAGGCATATTCCAGTATACTTATGGTATACTTCCACACAGGAGACCAATCAACACTGTTGGTAAGTTTAGAGCATGTACATGTTGCACAGAATCATGTGTACTAGTGTTTGTTAGTATTTAGAGGAATTTTTAGAAGTGAAAGCATGGTTGGTATAGTGTGTTAGTTCTTCGGCCACTGTGGCCCAGGTTTGAATCCTGGGTCTTATATTTAGCATACCATGTCAAATAATCATGGCTATTTGCCTGATCACAGATCATGGGATAGATCCTCATAACATGTCAAACCCAGGCCACCCCTGACAGCTTATGTAAACAGGATGATATATGCTATCTCAATATTTTGTTGCTTCTTCCTTTGTTGGCAGTGATAATGTATCAATTTTATTTCCCTAGTTGGTGCCCCAATTACTGTTGAAAGGAATCCACAGCCATCCTGGGAGCAAGTTTGTGAGCTCCACAAGCAATATATCACAGCGCTATGTGAACTATTTGACAAACACAAAATAAAGTATGGCATTGAAAAAGATGTTCACCTAGAAATCTGCTGACAGGAGGTTCAAACAGAAACTAGTTTATTGCAAAGAAATGTGACACATAATTGAGGAACATCTTAATTGATATTTATCATAAAAAGGAAGTGTATAATTATTCTTATCTCTAAATCTTTATCTGAAGAACATAAACTTTCCAGCCTATGAAGGAAGGAAAAGATTAGACCATTCTAAATTTAGGCACTCTTTTTAGCATCCCCCCTCCACAACACCTCCCCCGtaaaatatacagtacagccaCTGGGATTTTGGGAGAACACCGGTTGGGAAACAGGATTTGAACCCCCCCTACAGGACCCTGATAATAGTGCAAGTAAAACCTTGAGAGAAGTCCGGGAGAATTAGAGTGGGTTGGGTGTatcttagggaaagggaaattTTTGGCAGGAATTTTTGAGAAATCATTCTTTTTTCATCAAGAGGTACTATATGTTATGCTGAAATCAAGTGTAATaaattttacttatttttgtattttcctaTGCCATTATTTGTGGACGTTTTTCTGTTCTGGGTTAATTCTGCCATCCATGTAGAAAATCTAATGATTCTCAATGTTTCTAAGATCAGTTGATTCTAAGACATTAAATGCATGTTTCCTGCATGATTCTAAATAGTCATGGCCTTTCTGGTTTTGAGAGTTGATGTTTTGGTAGGGATAGGGGATAGGTAGATTCTGTTGcagaaatgaagtaaggtgcattttttttctgtccgAAAATTACCTCTTGTACTCTAGTTTTTACTGACCAATGTGTTATGCTATGCCATGAAAGGATTGTGAGTGAAAATgaaagataaaataataaatatcaaggaaataaaatgattttgtCAGTTCCACTATCATGGTTAGGCTTATTATCCTGAGTCTAACATAAGATTATCCTGccattttttcaaaataaattaaagaACATTTTAAAGGAGCTGATAAGA encodes:
- the LOC5512972 gene encoding 2-acylglycerol O-acyltransferase 2 — encoded protein: MASIEWAPVKLPFKRRLETLTVILIVHSFLFGHILGCGLMVLLLIFPATSLVAAIYLGWTYVMNYNKPSRGGRIIPWCRRLKMWKYFCEFFPISLIKTADLDPQKNYIICYHPHGIMSLGALGNFCSEATGFSEKFPGITPHILTLAGNMKFPVTRDYMMAFGVCTVEKESIHHIMERMGKGHAAVIVTGGAAESLDAHPGSFKITLKERKGFVKIAMKTGASLVPVFSFGENELYSQVDNPRGSSIRQWQTKMKNLMGFAPPLFYGRGIFQYTYGILPHRRPINTVVGAPITVERNPQPSWEQVCELHKQYITALCELFDKHKIKYGIEKDVHLEIC